A window from Citrus sinensis cultivar Valencia sweet orange chromosome 3, DVS_A1.0, whole genome shotgun sequence encodes these proteins:
- the LOC102610593 gene encoding NAC domain-containing protein 21/22 — MGLRDIGATLPPGFRFYPSDEELVCHYLYKKIANEEVLKGTLVEIDLHTCEPWQLPEVAKLNANEWYFFSFRDRKYATGFRTNRATVSGYWKATGKDRTVIDPTTRELVGMRKTLVFYRNRAPNGIKTGWIMHEFRLETPHMPPKEDWVLCRVFHKSKGENSENLSPQFIYESAANNNASSFTPSAASPPTADCRMINMPFGYHQQQHISSSAPGSYRNHNNQSSNSMLNLLQFPTSQDQKNNNKNQSNDIISSKSNYDDYGFIWEMEMDLQENCCSLENDDNNGGVASNLEDDMRFELDNSMVFL; from the exons ATGGGGCTAAGAGATATTGGAGCTACACTGCCTCCTGGGTTCAGGTTTTATCCTAGTGATGAGGAGTTGGTTTGTCATTACCTCTACAAAAAGATTGCCAATGAAGAAGTTTTGAAGGGAACCTTAGTGGAAATTGACTTGCATACATGCGAGCCATGGCAGCTTCCCG AGGTGGCAAAGCTCAATGCAAACGAGTGGTACTTCTTCAGCTTCCGTGACCGAAAGTATGCGACGGGGTTTCGGACGAATCGGGCAACAGTATCTGGATACTGGAAGGCAACGGGGAAAGATCGAACGGTGATTGATCCAACGACCAGAGAGCTCGTAGGGATGAGGAAGACGCTTGTGTTTTACAGGAACCGAGCTCCCAATGGGATCAAAACAGGTTGGATCATGCATGAATTTCGCTTGGAGACCCCACACATGCCTCCTAAG GAGGACTGGGTATTGTGTAGAGTTTTTCACAAGAGCAAGGGGGAGAACAGTGAGAACCTAAGCCCACAATTTATCTACGAGAGTGCAGCTAATAATAATGCTTCATCTTTTACACCATCAGCTGCATCTCCTCCAACTGCGGACTGTAGAATGATCAATATGCCATTTGGTTATCATCAGCAGCAGCACATCTCTTCATCAGCTCCTGGTTCCTATCGGAATCATAACAACCAAAGTAGTAATTCTATGCTTAACCTTCTTCAGTTCCCGACATCACAAGATCAAAAGAATAACAACAAGAACCAAAGCAACGACATTATTAGCTCCAAAAGTAATTATGATGATTATGGGTTCATATGGGAGATGGAGATggatttgcaagaaaattGCTGCAGCTTGgaaaatgatgataataatggGGGCGTGGCTTCAAACTTGGAGGATGATATGAGATTTGAATTGGATAACAGCATGGTTTTCctatga
- the LOC102610903 gene encoding putative lysine-specific demethylase JMJ16, which yields MGTKRMRANLGNEDLDKLSAPPGFMSLTSFLLKKVENSEESCNSVAFASASAQEPVCANAPSDMVDAGTLKRSLRNRPWILYEQSDNNQKESNFEQPVEELSSRATLPKGVIRGCPDCSNCLKVTARWSPEGAKNDVLEEAPVFYPTEEEFSDTLKYIASVRLKSEEYGICRIVPPPSWKPPCLVKENDIWKSSKFVTQIQQIDGLQNQYFSSKAAKIYDNVNSNSKRRRSLNTGLQNGVGGNGCTMNLDEARCTEGFESERGPEFTLETFKKYADDFKEQYFCTKNIDMTVDENPLVFKKQGEPSLENIEGEYRRIIENPTEEIEVLYGENLETGTFGSGFPTVSNPCEASDHQKYLKSGWNLNNLPMLPGSLLSSESCKTCNLLVPRLHVGMCFTSIYWKVEEHCLCSLYYMHLGAPKIWHSIPQRYAVKFDATAKKYLPTLSFKQSKWHNRWVASLSPSPLKSEGVPVYRCTQSPGEFVLVFSGSYYSGFDCGFNCSESVNFAPIEWLPHGQNAIELYREQGRKTSISHDKLLLGAAREVVKTQWEISLVKKHTSDNFMWRHVSGKDGILAKALKSRINSESNRRKYLCSSSQSQRMDKNFDYTSKRECNICLYDLHLSAAFCPCSPDIYSCLNHVKQLCSCAWTEKIFLFRYEISELNVLLEAVEGKLSAVYRWAKDDLKMYLHSYSSRDGLRPNSQAEESKQTEYKPLDSAKFNGVGSDSFSSIKAKMNARLLQAKSSNGGVKAKDETRSTVVSSATAQNSSFLNKEITIEVSSDSLSVSSSSESE from the exons ATGGGGACAAAACGCATGAGAGCTAATCTTGGAAATGAAGATTTGGACAAGCTTTCAGCTCCGCCAGGCTTCATGTCTCTTACATCCTTCCTTTTGAAGAAGGTAGAAAATAGTGAAGAATCCTGTAATTCCGTGGCCTTTGCAAGTGCATCTGCACAAGAGCCAGTCTGTGCAAACGCCCCATCCGACATGGTTGATGCTGGGACACTTAAGAGATCTCTTAGGAATAGACCGTGGATACTTTACGAACAGAGTGATAATAATCAAAAGGAATCCAACTTTGAACAACCTGTTGAG GAACTCTCCTCTAGAGCCACCCTTCCAAAAGGGGTTATTCGTGGATGCCCGGATTGTAGTAACTGTCTGAAG GTGACAGCTAGGTGGAGTCCTGAAGGTGCAAAAAATGATGTACTTGAAGAGGCTCCTGTGTTTTACCCAACTGAAGAG GAATTTAGTGACACACTTAAGTACATTGCAAGCGTACGTCTCAAATCGGAGGAATATGGAATTTGTCGTATTGTTCCTCCTCCTTCTTGGAAGCCACCATGCCTTGTTAAGGAAAATGATATATGGAAAAGCTCTAAGTTTGTTACCCAGATTCAACAGATTGATGGGCTCCAGAATCAGTATTTCTCGAGCAAAGCAGCTAAAATTTATGACAATGTCAACAGCAACAGCAAAAGGAGAAGAAGCTTGAATACAGGTTTGCAGAATGGGGTTGGTGGTAATGGATGCACCATGAATCTAGATGAAGCTAGATGTACTGAAGGCTTTGAATCTGAACGTGGTCCAGAATTCACTCTTGAAACATTCAAGAAATATGCTGATGATTTCAAGGAACAGTATTTTTGCACGAAAAATATCGATATGACTGTGGATGAGAATCCACTAGTGTTTAAAAAGCAGGGGGAACCGTCTTTAGAGAACATTGAGGGTGAATACAGACGAATTATTGAGAATCCAACTGAGGAAATTGAG GTGCTTTATGGTGAAAATTTGGAGACTGGGACTTTTGGCAGTGGATTTCCAACTGTATCTAATCCTTGCGAAGCTTCTGACCATCAAAAATATCTGAAATCAGGCTGGAACTTGAATAATTTACCTATGCTTCCTGgttctcttctttcttctgaAAGCTGCAAAACTTGCAATTTATTGGTGCCTCGATTACATGTGGGAATGTGCTTTACATCAATTTATTGG AAAGTTGAAGAGCACTGTTTGTGTTCACTCTATTACATGCATCTGGGTGCACCAAAAATCTGGCATAGCATCCCACAGAGATATGCGGTTAAGTTTGACGCTACTGCTAAGAAGTATCTTCCAACTTTGTCATTCAAACAGTCTAAGTGGCATAATAGATGG GTCGCAAGCTTGTCCCCGTCCCCATTGAAATCCGAGGGTGTACCTGTTTATCGTTGCACTCAGTCTCCCGGGGAGTTTGTTCTGGTTTTTTCTGGATCATATTATTCAGGATTCGACTGTGGCTTTAATTGTTCTGAGTCGGTAAATTTTGCTCCCATTGAATGGCTGCCTCATGGTCAGAATGCCATCGAACTCTACCGAGAACAGGGGAGAAAGACATCAATTTCCCATGATAAGCTGTTGCTGGGAGCAGCTAGGGAAGTTGTCAAGACACAGTGGGAAATTTCATTGGTGAAGAAGCATACCTCAGATAATTTTATGTGGAGACATGTTTCTGGAAAGGATGGAATCTTGGCAAAAGCACTCAAG TCACGAATCAATTCAGAGAGCAACCGAAGGAAATATCTCTGCTCGTCCTCACAGTCACAGAGGATGGACAAAAACTTTGATTATACCAGCAAACGGGAATGCAACATATGTCTCTATGATTTACACCTTTCAGCAGCATTTTGTCCCTGTTCTCCGGATATATATTCATGTCTGAATCATGTAAAGCAGCTGTGTTCTTGTGCTTGGACcgaaaagatttttttattccgCTATGAAATTAGCGAGTTAAATGTTCTTCTTGAAGCTGTGGAAGGAAAATTAAGTGCAGTCTACAGATGGGCTAAAGATGATCTTAAGATGTATTTGCATTCTTATTCTTCCAGAGATGGTCTACGTCCAAACTCTCAAGCAGAAGAATCAAAGCAGACAGAGTATAAACCTCTAGACTCAGCTAAATTCAATGGGGTAGGGAGTGATTCTTTCTCCAGTATCAAGGCAAAGATGAACGCACGCTTGCTGCAGGCAAAATCCTCGAATGGCGGAGTAAAAGCAAAAGATGAAACACGGTCTACAGTTGTTTCAAGTGCAACTGCCCAGAATAGTTCATTTCTAAACAAAGAGATAACGATAGAAGTCTCTTCTGACAGTTTGAGTGTCTCAAGTTCCTCAGAATCTGAGTAA
- the LOC102611984 gene encoding probable arabinose 5-phosphate isomerase, producing the protein MGSLPPTLDLLPHKVSENTLLDLFKSQQDHLNYFFQHLSLPHTLTFTQTLLKCRGTIFFTGVGKSGFVANKISQTLISLGIKSGFLNPLDALHGDIGILSSDDILVMFSKSGNTEELLKVVPCAKAKGAYLVSVTSVEGNALAAVCDMHVHLPVERELCPFDLAPVTSTAIQMVFGDTVAIAMMGARNLTRDEYAANHPAGRIGKSLIFKVQDVMKPQKELPVCKEGDLIMDQLVELTSKGCGCLLVIDEEYHLIGTFTDGDLRRTLKASGEGIFKLTVGEMCNRSPRTIGPDAMAVEAMQKMESPPSPVQFLPVINRQNILIGIVTLHGLVSAGL; encoded by the exons ATGGGCTCTCTCCCTCCAACACTAGACCTCCTACCACACAAAGTTTCCGAAAATACCCTTCTGGATCTCTTCAAATCACAACAAGACCACCTCAATTACTTCTTCCAGCATCTCTCCCTCCCGCATACCTTAACCTTCACGCAGACACTCCTCAAATGCCGCGGCACGATCTTCTTCACCGGCGTCGGGAAGTCCGGATTCGTCGCCAACAAGATCTCGCAGACCCTGATCTCTCTGGGGATCAAGTCCGGGTTCTTGAACCCTCTCGACGCGCTCCATGGCGACATCGGGATCTTGTCGAGCGACGACATTTTGGTCATGTTCAGCAAGAGCGGGAACACGGAGGAGTTGCTGAAGGTGGTGCCGTGCGCCAAGGCCAAGGGGGCCTACTTGGTGTCGGTGACGTCCGTTGAGGGCAACGCCCTTGCGGCTGTTTGTGATATGCACGTGCATTTGCCCGTGGAGAGGGAGCTGTGCCCGTTTGATTTGGCGCCGGTCACGTCGACTGCTATTCAGATGGTGTTTGGGGACACGGTGGCGATTGCGATGATGGGTGCCAGGAATTTGACTAGAGATGAGTACGCGGCTAATCACCCTGCTGGAAGGATCGgtaaaagcttgatttttaaG GTGCAAGATGTAATGAAGCCGCAGAAGGAGCTTCCTGTTTGCAAGGAGGGAGATTTGATAATGGATCAGCTGGTGGAGCTCACAAGTAAAGGATGTGGGTGTTTGCTGGTTATTGATGAGGAGTATCACCTGATTGGGACATTTACTGATGGTGATCTGCGCCGTACTCTCAAGGCCAGTGGAGAAGGCATCTTCAAGCTCACTGTCGGCGAAATGTGCAACAG GAGCCCGAGAACAATCGGCCCAGATGCAATGGCAGTGGAAGCCATGCAGAAGATGGAATCACCACCATCTCCTGTGCAATTTTTGCCAGTGATCAATCGCCAAAATATCCTGATTGGAATAGTCACTTTGCACGGATTAGTTTCAGCTGGCCTGTGA